A section of the Leptospira terpstrae serovar Hualin str. LT 11-33 = ATCC 700639 genome encodes:
- the purL gene encoding phosphoribosylformylglycinamidine synthase subunit PurL: protein MEKEKVNLDDAKEHGLTETEFVEIQKILGRMPNSTELGIFSAMWSEHCSYKNSILKLKTLPTKSDKLLAGAGEENAGAMDIGDGLAVVFKIESHNHPTAVEPYQGAATGVGGIMRDIFTMGARPITSLNSLRFGDPKEPRNKYLLTRAVKGIGDYGNSLGIAVGGGELFLHPTFTKNPLVNAMTVGIARHDQMASASTKGMVGNKVYIVGATTGRDGIHGASFASKDLTKESEEKRSAVQVGDPFMEKLLMEASLEAIQKNLLVGIQDMGAAGISCATSEMSAKGKTGMDVDLNKVPLRESDMNAYEIMLSESQERMLVIPETGKEEELVSIFHKWGLNAVEIGTVTGDGILRIRKDGILKAEIPADSLVLGGGAPRYVREEKRPAYLDEVIKFDSSKIPDLQADTVSQTLNTLLSSLNITSRRPLYEQYDTEVGLVKVVQPGEDGGLVRIPGTKKGIAVATDCNSRYTYLNPYEGAQIAVCESARNVASTGAEPYGVTNNLNFGNPYIPENYYIFSECVRGLGDACRFLGLPVTGGNVSFYNESPEGPVFPTPTIGMVGVIDDVAKGLHTYPRTNESVVYALVGEFQPTISASEYLYRFHGLDTGKIPTISLTKEKATIDTLITCRKEGLLTSAKDLSLGGLLVALAKIVISGNKGIEANVEEIQKKFPRFDELCFGETGASFVVSFLPENEEKVKAKYEKAGLSFFPIGKSSPKSSLSVKGNGFQWEWTTKSLETEFESGLKGYFE from the coding sequence ATGGAAAAAGAGAAAGTGAATCTCGATGATGCCAAAGAACACGGACTTACAGAAACTGAATTTGTAGAGATCCAAAAAATCTTAGGAAGAATGCCTAACTCAACGGAACTTGGGATCTTCTCCGCTATGTGGTCGGAACACTGCTCTTATAAAAATTCTATTTTAAAATTAAAAACTCTGCCAACAAAATCAGACAAACTCCTCGCTGGGGCCGGAGAAGAGAATGCCGGAGCTATGGACATTGGGGACGGCCTTGCCGTTGTCTTCAAAATCGAAAGCCACAACCACCCGACAGCTGTAGAACCTTACCAAGGGGCAGCGACTGGTGTTGGCGGGATCATGCGTGATATTTTTACTATGGGAGCTCGTCCCATTACCTCTCTCAACTCACTAAGGTTTGGTGATCCTAAAGAACCTCGGAACAAGTATTTACTCACTCGGGCGGTCAAAGGAATTGGAGATTATGGCAATTCACTTGGGATTGCTGTGGGTGGAGGTGAGTTATTCCTTCATCCTACTTTCACAAAAAACCCACTCGTGAATGCCATGACTGTGGGGATTGCTCGCCACGACCAAATGGCTTCTGCCTCTACCAAAGGTATGGTAGGTAACAAAGTGTACATCGTTGGTGCCACAACTGGGCGCGACGGAATTCACGGAGCAAGCTTCGCCTCCAAGGACCTTACCAAAGAATCAGAAGAAAAAAGATCCGCGGTGCAAGTGGGCGATCCTTTTATGGAAAAACTTCTGATGGAGGCCTCCCTCGAAGCCATCCAAAAAAATCTCCTCGTAGGAATCCAAGATATGGGGGCAGCAGGAATTTCTTGTGCTACATCGGAGATGAGTGCCAAAGGAAAAACCGGAATGGATGTGGATCTTAACAAAGTTCCGCTTCGTGAATCCGACATGAACGCTTATGAAATTATGTTATCGGAATCCCAAGAAAGAATGCTCGTCATTCCTGAAACGGGAAAAGAAGAGGAGCTAGTTTCCATCTTCCATAAATGGGGACTGAATGCAGTAGAAATTGGAACAGTGACTGGGGACGGAATCCTTCGGATCCGAAAAGATGGAATTCTCAAAGCGGAAATTCCGGCAGACTCACTCGTTCTTGGTGGGGGTGCCCCGCGTTATGTAAGAGAAGAAAAAAGACCCGCTTACCTCGATGAGGTGATCAAATTTGATTCTTCCAAAATCCCGGACTTACAAGCCGATACAGTTTCCCAAACTTTAAATACCCTTCTTTCTTCTCTCAATATCACATCACGTAGACCACTCTATGAACAGTATGATACAGAAGTAGGACTTGTGAAGGTAGTACAACCTGGGGAAGATGGGGGTCTTGTCAGAATTCCTGGAACCAAAAAAGGGATCGCTGTGGCCACAGACTGTAACTCTCGATATACGTATCTTAACCCTTATGAAGGAGCTCAAATTGCCGTTTGTGAATCGGCAAGAAACGTAGCTTCCACGGGTGCCGAACCTTACGGTGTGACAAACAACCTAAACTTTGGAAACCCCTACATCCCAGAAAACTACTACATCTTCAGTGAATGTGTGCGCGGACTCGGTGATGCTTGTCGGTTCCTAGGCCTACCTGTCACAGGTGGAAACGTATCCTTTTATAATGAATCTCCTGAAGGACCGGTCTTCCCTACACCTACTATTGGTATGGTGGGAGTGATCGATGATGTGGCGAAGGGACTTCATACCTACCCTCGCACAAACGAATCAGTCGTCTATGCCCTAGTAGGTGAATTCCAACCCACAATCTCCGCCTCTGAATACCTCTACCGTTTCCATGGTCTTGATACAGGAAAAATTCCAACAATTTCCCTAACCAAAGAAAAAGCAACGATAGACACACTGATCACTTGCCGCAAAGAAGGACTCCTGACTTCCGCCAAAGATCTGTCACTCGGTGGACTTCTTGTGGCCCTTGCCAAAATTGTGATTTCTGGAAACAAAGGAATCGAAGCCAATGTAGAAGAAATACAAAAAAAGTTTCCTCGCTTCGACGAACTTTGCTTTGGCGAAACAGGAGCGTCGTTTGTAGTGAGTTTCCTTCCTGAAAACGAAGAGAAAGTAAAAGCAAAATATGAAAAAGCAGGTCTTTCTTTTTTTCCTATTGGTAAATCGAGTCCTAAGTCATCCCTTTCTGTCAAAGGCAATGGATTCCAATGGGAATGGACAACCAAGTCTTTGGAAACAGAATTTGAATCAGGCCTAAAAGGTTATTTCGAATAG
- a CDS encoding flavin reductase family protein: MPASIDKFKSSLSLWASGVCVITYESSQKKGGVTVSSFSSVSLEPPLVLFCLAKDSSAKEPIQDSGNFVVNILSSEQKQISADFASGSLDKAVVLEGLKPETLTTGAPVLRDSLASLDCKVDRILEVGDHWIVIGLVEAVDTKEGSPLLYFNRNYRELV; the protein is encoded by the coding sequence ATGCCAGCATCCATTGACAAGTTCAAATCTTCACTTTCGCTTTGGGCGAGTGGAGTTTGTGTGATTACTTACGAGTCTTCTCAAAAAAAAGGAGGAGTCACGGTTTCTAGTTTTTCTTCAGTTTCCTTAGAACCGCCGTTAGTTTTATTCTGTTTGGCCAAAGATTCCAGTGCCAAAGAACCCATCCAAGATTCAGGAAACTTCGTCGTGAATATTCTTTCTTCCGAACAAAAACAAATTTCCGCTGATTTTGCTTCTGGTTCCCTGGACAAAGCGGTTGTTTTGGAAGGATTAAAGCCAGAAACACTCACCACCGGAGCCCCCGTTTTACGGGACTCTTTGGCTTCCCTCGACTGTAAAGTCGACCGGATCCTCGAGGTGGGAGACCATTGGATCGTGATCGGTCTTGTCGAAGCAGTGGACACAAAAGAAGGTTCTCCCCTCCTCTACTTCAATCGCAATTATAGGGAACTTGTTTAA
- a CDS encoding Fur family transcriptional regulator yields the protein MKALTKHRELIFNDLRERKDHPTAKMVFESVRGKADKISFATVYNSLEYLVEHKMVNKLNIESDSVRYDAFLDDHSHLLCSDCGKVLDVPPLKLSADTDLKSLGFQVKHVDIVVTGTCSSCNSL from the coding sequence ATGAAAGCACTCACCAAACATAGAGAATTAATTTTTAATGACCTAAGAGAAAGAAAAGACCACCCCACAGCAAAGATGGTTTTTGAATCGGTAAGAGGAAAAGCGGACAAAATCAGTTTTGCCACAGTTTACAATTCATTGGAATACTTAGTAGAACACAAAATGGTAAACAAACTCAATATCGAATCAGACTCGGTTCGTTATGATGCCTTTTTGGATGACCACTCCCATTTACTTTGTAGTGATTGTGGAAAGGTTTTGGATGTTCCCCCTTTAAAACTCAGTGCAGACACGGACCTTAAGAGCCTAGGTTTTCAAGTCAAACACGTGGACATTGTGGTGACAGGAACCTGTTCTTCTTGTAATTCTTTGTAA
- the mutL gene encoding DNA mismatch repair endonuclease MutL, translated as MGIIHSLSADLINQIAAGEVIESTHSILKELIENSIDAGASKIEIATDSAGFGRILVSDNGHGIQKDDLPLAIKRYATSKIHDFHDLEHLFTFGFRGEALASIASVSRMVLESGTEGNRTAYRVTVEEGKVVEEIEIPFFLGTKIEIKDLFYNTPVRRKFLKTETGEEKKNRARVQTMAVSEPNIGFRYLQNGKEVLNVVPEDGFERVLSVYGENLRDHLLPINSSRNGITLRGWISHPDFYKSSRTGQFFFVNNRSVELKFSAQILKRCYGELLPSGAFPYAYLFFDLPREFVDVNVHPQKKEVRFLSEETITGILFQAITEVLRTSTPVEFLEMRRRLSMPIPYGRDGESAGIGNRYGGPGFGFGQGSQFGNQQTEGESLLGPSTIEGRQGYSLEGVGAGTNLHLLGDNLTKHNLFVPKKHYGVLFETFILAEAEDGLYIIDQHTAHERIRYEEVLRDLKTKAYKSQSLLTPIRLELTKEEAEEMLEERNRFAELGISLEPFSGGTVLIREVPSYIDPGKETETILDLWERFKQKDPEERELYDEMAKCVACRSAIKKGDQVSDPIIGELLQRLSYCENPSLCPHGRPTLIKLTRKDLETMFHRI; from the coding sequence ATGGGCATCATTCATTCACTTTCGGCGGACCTAATCAATCAAATTGCCGCCGGAGAGGTGATTGAATCGACTCATTCCATCCTCAAAGAACTCATCGAAAACTCAATCGATGCTGGTGCCTCTAAGATTGAAATTGCCACAGACTCCGCTGGGTTTGGCCGGATCCTTGTTTCCGACAATGGACATGGAATCCAAAAAGACGATCTCCCTCTTGCCATCAAACGTTATGCCACTTCCAAAATCCATGACTTCCACGACTTAGAACATCTTTTTACCTTTGGGTTTCGGGGAGAGGCTCTGGCATCGATTGCCTCTGTTTCACGGATGGTTTTAGAATCAGGAACCGAGGGAAACCGCACGGCCTATCGTGTGACCGTAGAAGAAGGGAAGGTAGTGGAAGAAATAGAAATCCCTTTCTTTCTTGGAACCAAAATTGAAATCAAAGATTTATTCTATAATACGCCCGTTAGGCGTAAGTTCCTAAAAACTGAAACCGGGGAAGAGAAAAAAAATAGAGCCCGTGTGCAGACAATGGCGGTCTCCGAACCAAATATTGGATTTCGGTATTTGCAAAATGGAAAGGAAGTTTTAAACGTAGTTCCCGAAGACGGATTCGAACGTGTCTTATCTGTTTACGGCGAAAATTTACGAGACCATCTCCTTCCCATCAATTCAAGTCGGAATGGGATAACACTTCGCGGATGGATCTCTCATCCTGATTTTTATAAATCTTCGCGCACAGGACAATTTTTCTTTGTAAACAACCGTTCGGTGGAACTCAAGTTTTCAGCTCAAATTTTAAAACGTTGTTATGGGGAGCTTCTACCCAGTGGGGCTTTTCCTTACGCCTATCTATTTTTTGACCTTCCTCGCGAGTTTGTGGATGTGAATGTCCACCCTCAGAAAAAGGAAGTTCGATTTTTATCGGAAGAAACGATTACAGGTATTTTATTCCAAGCCATCACTGAAGTGTTACGAACTTCCACCCCTGTGGAATTTTTGGAAATGCGCCGTAGACTTTCTATGCCCATTCCTTACGGCCGAGACGGAGAATCTGCGGGAATCGGGAATCGCTATGGTGGCCCGGGGTTCGGGTTTGGGCAGGGAAGCCAGTTTGGTAACCAGCAGACAGAGGGGGAATCTCTCCTAGGTCCAAGTACGATTGAAGGTAGACAAGGGTATTCTCTCGAAGGAGTGGGTGCAGGAACAAACCTGCATCTGTTAGGTGATAATCTTACCAAACACAATCTTTTTGTTCCCAAAAAACACTACGGAGTTTTATTTGAAACCTTTATCCTCGCTGAAGCAGAAGATGGACTCTATATCATCGACCAACATACAGCCCACGAAAGGATTCGATATGAAGAAGTTTTACGAGATCTAAAAACCAAAGCTTATAAATCCCAAAGTCTACTCACTCCGATTCGATTGGAACTCACAAAAGAAGAAGCAGAAGAGATGTTAGAGGAAAGGAATCGGTTTGCGGAACTCGGCATTAGCCTCGAACCATTTTCCGGGGGGACAGTCCTCATTCGTGAAGTCCCTTCTTATATTGATCCTGGCAAAGAAACAGAAACCATTTTGGATTTATGGGAAAGGTTCAAACAAAAAGATCCGGAAGAAAGAGAACTCTATGATGAAATGGCCAAATGTGTGGCTTGTCGTTCCGCCATCAAAAAAGGCGACCAGGTCTCTGACCCCATCATTGGTGAACTTTTACAAAGGTTGTCCTACTGTGAAAATCCTTCCCTTTGCCCTCATGGAAGACCGACTCTCATCAAACTTACCAGAAAAGACTTAGAAACTATGTTTCACCGGATCTAG
- a CDS encoding RNA polymerase sigma factor has translation MPRPLEGKNMTLREKEKILLQKIKAGDPTAYMTLVSPFRERLFRKAVSMVKDGDDAEDIVQDALISGYKSIQNFRAEAGVYTWLYRIVVNKSKDLLAKKKRGREKPMDDSGDNQFVDSRVGYEKKLELSEESRYLMDKIALLEDSYKQVLELRYFENLSYNEIAEIMECNVGTVKSRLFKAKEFLKHLIQKDEKGEGFFEK, from the coding sequence ATGCCACGCCCCCTAGAAGGCAAAAATATGACCCTGCGGGAGAAGGAAAAAATCCTCCTCCAAAAAATCAAAGCAGGGGATCCTACTGCCTACATGACCCTTGTGTCTCCTTTTCGGGAACGATTGTTCCGTAAGGCCGTTTCCATGGTAAAAGATGGAGACGATGCGGAAGACATTGTCCAAGACGCTCTCATTTCCGGTTATAAATCCATCCAAAACTTCCGCGCTGAGGCTGGGGTTTATACCTGGCTCTACCGCATTGTGGTGAATAAGTCCAAGGATTTGCTCGCCAAGAAGAAAAGAGGTAGGGAAAAACCCATGGATGACTCAGGAGATAACCAATTTGTGGATTCTCGTGTCGGATATGAAAAAAAATTGGAACTTTCTGAAGAGTCTCGTTATCTAATGGATAAGATCGCACTCTTAGAAGATTCCTACAAACAGGTTTTGGAACTTCGTTATTTCGAAAATCTTTCGTATAACGAAATTGCCGAGATCATGGAATGTAATGTAGGTACGGTTAAGAGTCGCCTCTTCAAGGCCAAGGAGTTTTTGAAGCACCTCATCCAGAAAGACGAAAAGGGAGAAGGGTTCTTTGAAAAATAA
- a CDS encoding LIMLP_12425 family protein, translated as MNLKDWFRSQYPGLLSEETDNVVLENKICSLFQRVKEKEDTILPRMSKDFDTRLLNLLESVSFDKPNQKISFTFRDLIENRTVQYSFSAVMALSLVFVLVSRTSQEPTLAGNDSAGVVIEQNNYQNEPASIDLSESYQKRELLDHLRSAPGAVYGLRELELYYEKTGRESAADELRLLIESVER; from the coding sequence ATGAATTTAAAAGATTGGTTTCGTTCACAATATCCAGGTCTCTTATCCGAAGAGACAGACAACGTGGTTCTGGAAAATAAGATTTGTTCTCTTTTCCAAAGGGTGAAGGAAAAGGAAGACACCATCCTTCCTCGAATGTCTAAGGACTTCGACACCCGCTTACTTAACCTCCTCGAATCAGTCAGTTTTGACAAACCCAACCAAAAGATCTCCTTCACTTTCAGAGACCTAATCGAAAACCGAACGGTGCAATATTCCTTTTCTGCTGTGATGGCATTAAGCCTTGTATTTGTTCTTGTGAGTCGCACTTCCCAAGAGCCTACACTCGCAGGTAATGATTCTGCGGGAGTTGTCATCGAACAAAACAACTACCAAAACGAACCAGCAAGCATTGACCTAAGTGAATCCTACCAAAAACGGGAGTTACTCGATCATTTACGATCCGCCCCGGGTGCTGTGTATGGACTTCGCGAATTAGAATTGTATTATGAAAAAACAGGAAGGGAGTCTGCGGCAGACGAACTTCGTCTCCTCATTGAATCTGTCGAAAGATAG
- the hpf gene encoding ribosome hibernation-promoting factor, HPF/YfiA family yields the protein MKINYTWKHLDRSEAAEKYADEKLERVTKYVQKIVSCEVSFEAIHGEISSNMKLHADGNSFNAHNQDKDVYVCIDGLEDKILSQVSKHHDKKSQH from the coding sequence ATGAAAATCAATTATACCTGGAAACACTTAGACCGCTCCGAAGCCGCAGAGAAATATGCGGATGAAAAACTAGAACGAGTTACAAAATACGTTCAAAAAATCGTATCCTGCGAAGTATCATTTGAAGCCATTCATGGGGAAATTAGCTCTAACATGAAGTTACATGCTGATGGAAATAGTTTCAACGCACACAACCAAGACAAAGATGTTTATGTTTGTATTGATGGATTGGAAGACAAAATCCTTTCCCAAGTTAGCAAACACCACGATAAAAAAAGCCAACACTAA
- a CDS encoding glycoside hydrolase family 57 protein: MNHFVKGHLVFVLHAHLPFVRHPGYTTPFIEENWLNEAILETYIPLLRVFRNLKKESVPFRITMSFTPTLSLMLTDHYLQNGFRKYLKNLITLAKHETKRTTYDPHLNYLSKRYLEHFLDTESIFEEEGGDLTKLFLLFVESGELEVMTSPATHAFLPFYDSEPSIFRSQLKNGRRTFRRIWGRDPKGIWLSECGYTQKLEEELDREGFRYFFVDTHGITHANPRPKFGVYAPVEVGHGVFAFGRDPESSKQVWSSIDGYPGDFRYREYYRDIGHDLPWEEISPYLHSNGVRINTSIKYFRITGKTSDKGYYHPDWAMEAAGNHAEDFLRNRIYQAERLYAANKQPAVIVSPYDAELYGHWWYEGPQFIEFLFKKIHFNQNTIKLSHPMEAARSLPRIQSVEMKMSSWGENGYGEVWLNPTNDWIYPLIHSLSIRMHQRAHEFGSGTELQKRILKQMGRELLLLQSSDWAFIMKTGTMVDYAVRRTNVHTNLFLALEEMLTGAVEEDVLLAAETENNAFPDIRIEDFQ, encoded by the coding sequence ATGAATCATTTTGTGAAAGGGCATTTGGTTTTTGTTTTGCATGCCCACCTACCATTTGTTAGACACCCTGGTTATACGACACCGTTTATCGAAGAAAATTGGCTAAACGAAGCCATCCTCGAAACCTACATTCCCCTTTTAAGAGTCTTTCGAAATTTAAAAAAAGAATCGGTACCTTTTCGAATCACCATGTCTTTTACTCCAACACTTTCGTTGATGTTAACAGATCACTATTTGCAAAACGGATTTCGTAAATATTTAAAAAATCTGATCACACTGGCAAAACACGAAACCAAACGAACCACATACGACCCTCACTTAAACTACCTCTCAAAAAGATATTTAGAACATTTTTTAGATACAGAATCCATCTTTGAAGAAGAGGGTGGGGACTTAACTAAACTATTTTTGCTTTTTGTGGAATCAGGGGAACTTGAGGTGATGACAAGCCCTGCCACTCATGCCTTCCTACCATTTTATGATTCGGAACCCTCCATCTTTCGCTCCCAACTAAAAAACGGACGAAGGACCTTTCGCCGGATTTGGGGGCGTGACCCCAAAGGGATTTGGCTTTCGGAATGTGGATACACACAAAAATTAGAAGAGGAACTCGACCGAGAAGGGTTTCGGTATTTCTTTGTCGACACACATGGAATCACTCATGCAAATCCGAGACCCAAGTTTGGAGTTTATGCTCCCGTAGAAGTAGGTCATGGAGTGTTTGCTTTTGGACGCGATCCAGAGAGTAGCAAACAAGTTTGGAGTTCCATCGATGGGTATCCAGGTGACTTTCGGTACAGAGAATACTACAGGGACATCGGTCATGATCTCCCTTGGGAAGAGATTTCCCCTTACTTACATTCCAACGGAGTACGAATCAATACCAGTATCAAATACTTTCGGATCACAGGAAAAACTTCAGACAAAGGTTATTACCATCCCGACTGGGCGATGGAAGCTGCTGGAAATCATGCAGAAGATTTTTTACGAAACCGTATCTACCAAGCAGAAAGATTGTATGCTGCGAACAAACAACCGGCGGTGATTGTTTCGCCTTACGATGCCGAGTTGTATGGACACTGGTGGTACGAAGGCCCACAGTTTATCGAATTTTTATTCAAAAAAATCCACTTCAACCAAAACACAATCAAACTATCCCATCCTATGGAAGCCGCGCGTTCTCTCCCAAGGATCCAATCGGTAGAAATGAAGATGAGTAGTTGGGGTGAAAATGGATACGGCGAAGTGTGGCTGAATCCAACAAACGATTGGATCTACCCACTCATCCATTCCTTAAGCATAAGGATGCACCAAAGGGCTCATGAATTTGGATCGGGAACGGAATTACAAAAACGGATACTCAAACAAATGGGAAGGGAGTTACTTCTTTTGCAGAGTAGTGACTGGGCCTTTATTATGAAGACAGGAACTATGGTGGATTATGCGGTTAGGCGGACCAATGTCCATACCAATCTATTTTTGGCTTTGGAGGAGATGCTTACCGGTGCTGTGGAGGAGGATGTCCTTTTGGCGGCCGAGACCGAAAACAATGCCTTTCCAGACATCCGAATCGAAGATTTCCAATAG
- a CDS encoding SET domain-containing protein translates to MKKKKSVKKVKKRKPVVYTESDFIVKPSSVPNIGMGLFTKQTLYKGDTVGYYMGKIITDEQAESNKYVDSKYLLWICKDWWIYGEGRESNYTRYINHSSKPNAELVTSVRWKTARFKVLKTIPEGGEIFFDYGKDYWDNVDFKPK, encoded by the coding sequence ATGAAGAAAAAGAAATCCGTAAAGAAGGTCAAAAAAAGAAAACCGGTAGTTTATACCGAGAGTGACTTTATTGTGAAACCTTCCTCTGTTCCCAATATCGGAATGGGACTATTCACCAAACAAACATTATACAAGGGAGATACCGTTGGTTATTACATGGGTAAAATCATTACCGATGAACAAGCGGAATCAAACAAATACGTAGATTCAAAATACTTACTTTGGATTTGTAAAGACTGGTGGATTTATGGGGAAGGCAGAGAGTCCAATTACACCCGTTATATCAACCATTCCTCAAAACCCAATGCAGAACTTGTTACTTCTGTCCGATGGAAAACAGCAAGATTCAAAGTATTAAAAACCATTCCAGAAGGCGGAGAAATTTTCTTTGATTATGGAAAGGATTATTGGGACAACGTCGACTTCAAACCGAAATGA
- the ribH gene encoding 6,7-dimethyl-8-ribityllumazine synthase, which yields MTATLEGSRIGNGQKHCVIVSKFNEFITESLLKGAKDAYRQHGIAESDVTVIYVPGAFELPQTVKRVLQSKKYQFSAIVCLGAVIRGATSHYDLVSGEAAKVGSVADGTVPVIFGVITTESIEQAIERAGTKAGNKGYEAATTAIEMANLFKEIG from the coding sequence ATGACAGCTACATTAGAAGGCTCAAGAATTGGAAACGGACAAAAACATTGTGTCATCGTTTCTAAGTTCAATGAATTTATCACCGAGTCCCTACTGAAAGGGGCAAAAGATGCATATCGGCAACATGGAATCGCGGAAAGCGATGTCACCGTAATCTATGTTCCCGGTGCTTTTGAACTTCCTCAAACCGTAAAACGTGTTCTGCAATCTAAAAAATACCAATTTTCTGCGATCGTTTGCCTCGGGGCAGTGATTCGCGGTGCCACTTCTCATTATGACTTAGTTTCTGGTGAGGCAGCAAAAGTAGGATCTGTGGCTGATGGAACCGTGCCTGTGATTTTTGGTGTCATTACCACTGAATCCATCGAACAAGCCATCGAAAGAGCCGGTACGAAAGCGGGTAACAAAGGATATGAGGCGGCCACAACAGCCATTGAAATGGCTAATCTTTTCAAAGAGATCGGATGA
- the nusB gene encoding transcription antitermination factor NusB: protein MSSRHRGRSLALMCLYQIDLVGTDPDRAMKFDWYDKKITREEKDYAVFLVKGVVENRKNIDTLIKKYSENWELSRISVVNRCILRLSILSLQKEPFLAAPVVINEAVELTKEFETEESAQFINGLLDAFYKKEIVANKPQ from the coding sequence ATGAGTTCTAGACACCGCGGGCGAAGTCTTGCCCTGATGTGCCTCTACCAAATTGACCTGGTCGGAACCGATCCGGACCGGGCGATGAAATTCGATTGGTATGACAAAAAAATCACTAGAGAAGAAAAGGATTATGCTGTCTTTCTTGTGAAAGGAGTGGTCGAAAATCGAAAAAACATCGATACTCTAATCAAGAAGTATTCGGAGAATTGGGAACTTTCGCGTATTTCCGTTGTCAACCGCTGTATTTTGCGTTTATCAATTTTAAGTTTGCAGAAGGAACCTTTCCTTGCTGCCCCCGTTGTCATCAATGAGGCGGTGGAACTTACCAAAGAATTTGAAACGGAAGAATCAGCACAGTTTATCAACGGATTACTTGATGCCTTCTATAAGAAGGAGATCGTAGCGAACAAACCCCAGTAA